From Ignatzschineria sp. RMDPL8A, a single genomic window includes:
- a CDS encoding ABC transporter substrate-binding protein — protein sequence MQKFMTKLGVALAGALFMGSASAVTFTDVAGREVTIPDDKKIENILLGEGRFLHAVALLEGDKPFARIAGWQGDFKKLDPQSYEVYKAKFPEIDTIPLIGNSTPESVSSEKALTINPDVVIFGVSGHGPDIESGLVKYFEKMSVPVVFIDFRSHPLENTVPSIRALGKAIQREAEAEKYIEFYESELKKVTDITSKIPEDQKTSVFIELKAGTSDDCCSTAGNGNMGDFVDLAGGNNISKPLLPAALGKINLEKLIVADPDVYIASGSILPNKGLSGVPFGMTTTKDEARSGLESVLNRNGISTLSAIKNKRVYGLWHTYYNSPYNIIAIQNMAKWFYPDEFKDLDPNETQQRLYDQFLPVDLEGTFWIELESK from the coding sequence ATGCAAAAGTTCATGACCAAACTCGGTGTAGCACTTGCGGGCGCACTTTTCATGGGTAGCGCGAGCGCGGTGACCTTTACCGACGTTGCTGGACGCGAAGTGACGATTCCTGATGATAAAAAAATTGAGAACATTCTTCTTGGCGAAGGGCGCTTCTTGCATGCGGTGGCTCTTTTAGAAGGGGATAAACCATTTGCGCGTATCGCAGGCTGGCAGGGCGATTTCAAAAAACTCGACCCACAAAGCTACGAGGTCTATAAAGCGAAATTCCCGGAGATTGATACCATTCCGCTAATTGGTAACTCAACGCCCGAGAGCGTGAGTTCTGAAAAAGCGCTCACCATCAATCCTGACGTGGTGATTTTCGGTGTATCGGGGCACGGGCCTGATATTGAGAGCGGCTTAGTTAAATATTTTGAAAAGATGAGCGTTCCGGTAGTCTTTATCGATTTCCGTTCACATCCGCTTGAAAATACCGTTCCCAGCATTCGCGCGCTCGGAAAAGCCATCCAGCGTGAAGCAGAAGCGGAAAAATATATCGAGTTTTACGAAAGTGAGCTCAAAAAAGTGACTGATATCACTAGCAAAATTCCTGAAGATCAAAAAACCTCGGTATTTATCGAGCTTAAAGCGGGTACGAGCGATGATTGCTGCTCAACCGCAGGTAACGGGAATATGGGCGACTTTGTTGATTTAGCGGGCGGGAATAATATCTCTAAACCGCTTCTTCCGGCAGCGCTTGGTAAAATCAACCTTGAGAAATTGATCGTTGCAGACCCCGATGTCTATATTGCGAGCGGTTCAATTTTACCGAATAAAGGTTTAAGCGGTGTTCCTTTTGGTATGACAACGACGAAAGACGAGGCGCGTAGCGGCCTTGAAAGCGTTTTAAATCGTAATGGGATCTCAACCCTTAGCGCGATCAAAAACAAACGCGTCTACGGCTTATGGCACACCTATTACAACTCGCCTTACAACATTATCGCGATCCAAAATATGGCGAAATGGTTCTATCCGGACGAGTTTAAAGATTTAGATCCAAACGAGACACAACAACGTCTCTATGATCAATTCCTTCCTGTGGATCTTGAAGGGACCTTTTGGATTGAGTTGGAGTCTAAATAA
- a CDS encoding c-type cytochrome: MRKLFVAGMLVAGLMTSANAQVDPELATESGCFACHRQEVGIIGPSYDDVYEKYKDDEDAEDYLVHKVQNGGAGVWGDIPMAPNFHVDEDDIRLMVEQILHKAE; encoded by the coding sequence ATGAGAAAATTATTCGTTGCTGGTATGCTTGTTGCAGGTTTAATGACTTCTGCAAACGCTCAAGTAGACCCAGAACTCGCAACTGAATCAGGATGTTTCGCGTGTCACAGACAGGAAGTTGGAATTATCGGTCCTAGCTACGACGACGTATACGAAAAATACAAAGATGACGAAGATGCGGAAGACTACCTCGTACATAAAGTACAAAACGGTGGTGCAGGTGTTTGGGGTGATATCCCTATGGCGCCTAACTTCCACGTAGACGAAGATGATATTCGTTTAATGGTTGAGCAAATTCTTCACAAAGCTGAGTAA
- a CDS encoding TIGR00730 family Rossman fold protein, with amino-acid sequence MSGKKPRISAWGVNNPIARKWSIAEIVREFEDTIKALWGMGPAVSIFGSARLAPDSRYYEMTVKIAKRLSEAGYMIISGGGPGIMEAANKGGQEGGTPTIGLNIKLPHEQVPNPYQDIEIHYNHFFSRKSTFIECSEAFICMPGGFGTLDELTEVLTLIQTQKKPAMPIILVDRKFWAPMVEWFEKSLLREGTIAEEDLSLFHIVDTYDEVIECFFKLCGEKIGCTPGQDPA; translated from the coding sequence ATGAGTGGAAAAAAACCGAGAATTTCGGCGTGGGGCGTGAATAATCCCATCGCGCGGAAATGGAGTATTGCGGAGATCGTACGGGAATTTGAAGATACGATTAAAGCACTTTGGGGCATGGGTCCTGCGGTCAGTATTTTCGGCTCAGCGCGATTAGCGCCCGATTCTCGCTATTATGAGATGACGGTCAAGATTGCAAAACGCCTCTCTGAAGCGGGCTACATGATTATTTCAGGCGGCGGTCCTGGCATTATGGAAGCGGCGAATAAAGGTGGGCAAGAGGGCGGTACACCAACGATCGGCTTAAATATTAAGCTCCCTCACGAACAGGTGCCAAACCCTTATCAAGATATCGAAATTCACTACAATCATTTCTTTTCGCGCAAATCGACCTTTATCGAATGTTCGGAAGCGTTTATTTGTATGCCCGGTGGATTTGGGACGCTTGATGAATTAACGGAAGTGTTAACTCTCATTCAGACGCAGAAAAAACCAGCCATGCCGATCATTTTAGTGGATCGTAAATTTTGGGCACCGATGGTGGAATGGTTTGAAAAATCACTCCTTCGCGAAGGCACCATTGCCGAAGAAGATCTCTCCTTATTTCACATTGTCGATACCTATGATGAGGTGATCGAATGCTTCTTTAAACTATGTGGTGAAAAGATCGGTTGCACACCGGGACAAGACCCCGCATAA
- a CDS encoding iron ABC transporter permease, producing the protein MQAAEPSKNVSGYSDFYQSVLRKRFLLMGAVILCIIASLIFDFTLGPSGITVKEFLTAVFNPSAVDAKTQVIVWDLRLSKALMAIVVGFALGLAGAEMQTVLNNPLASPFTLGVSSAASFGAALAIVLGIGFAGIPSQWFVSANAFIFALMSALLLDLVARVTRAMTSGIVLFGIALVFTFNALVSLMQFIATEDTLQGLVFWTMGNLMRAEWPQLGILTLLVVLIFPWSMSNSWKLTAFRLGEDRALSFGINIRKLRLSTLIRISILASVSVAFVGPISFIGLVAPHISRFLFGEDHRFYLPGSALIGALILSLASIASKNILHGVVIPVGIVTSLVGVPFFLTIVLRNRGRI; encoded by the coding sequence ATGCAGGCAGCTGAACCATCGAAAAACGTGAGCGGATATAGCGACTTTTATCAAAGCGTGCTCCGCAAGCGATTCTTACTTATGGGAGCGGTGATTCTGTGTATCATCGCTTCTTTGATTTTTGACTTTACCTTAGGTCCCTCGGGAATTACGGTAAAGGAGTTCTTGACGGCCGTCTTTAACCCCAGTGCTGTGGATGCGAAAACGCAGGTCATTGTGTGGGATTTACGTCTTTCGAAAGCGTTGATGGCGATCGTCGTTGGCTTCGCGCTCGGTTTAGCCGGGGCTGAAATGCAGACGGTGCTCAATAATCCGCTTGCAAGTCCCTTTACCTTAGGGGTTTCATCGGCCGCCTCCTTTGGGGCAGCGCTTGCAATCGTGCTTGGCATTGGCTTTGCGGGGATTCCATCACAATGGTTTGTTTCGGCAAATGCGTTTATCTTTGCGCTGATGTCCGCGCTTTTACTCGACCTTGTCGCGCGCGTCACTCGGGCGATGACCTCGGGAATTGTGCTCTTCGGAATTGCGCTCGTCTTTACTTTTAACGCGCTCGTATCCTTAATGCAATTTATTGCAACGGAAGATACGCTCCAAGGATTAGTCTTCTGGACGATGGGAAATCTCATGCGCGCTGAGTGGCCGCAATTGGGGATTTTAACGCTGTTAGTGGTCTTAATTTTCCCATGGTCGATGAGTAATAGTTGGAAATTAACAGCTTTTAGACTTGGTGAAGATCGTGCATTAAGTTTCGGGATCAATATCCGCAAACTTCGCCTTAGCACCTTAATCCGCATCAGTATTTTGGCGTCAGTATCGGTGGCTTTCGTGGGTCCAATCAGTTTTATTGGATTAGTGGCGCCGCATATTTCACGCTTTTTATTTGGGGAAGATCACCGTTTTTATCTCCCCGGAAGCGCGCTCATTGGCGCATTGATTTTATCGCTCGCCTCGATCGCTTCCAAAAACATTCTCCACGGCGTTGTGATTCCGGTGGGAATCGTTACCTCGCTCGTGGGCGTACCATTTTTCTTAACCATCGTTTTACGTAATAGGGGGCGCATATGA
- a CDS encoding class I SAM-dependent methyltransferase, producing MTAPINNSNDAFYPIKFRKSGMLETLPTLAVNVKEVHKKEECNHFLWDGEMLKWVDLEAGNLEIDFLSAKLKWRYERINRAQEPLLRALDWRSETPQTLFDLTAGLGRDSLMLLHAGFTVTMFERDPVLQVLLSEAVKRFQAEKPVDASRLTFIAEDAGAYLTRLIAENVNGDLNSEASVPDLIYMDPMYPEREKSALVKKELRIIRNRVGADHDSEILLEKALQTGAKRVVVKRPSHAPFVGEKSPHHSVESPNTRFDVYMNHG from the coding sequence ATGACCGCCCCTATTAATAATAGTAATGACGCTTTTTATCCCATTAAATTTCGTAAATCGGGCATGCTCGAGACGCTTCCGACGCTTGCGGTGAACGTGAAAGAGGTGCATAAAAAAGAGGAGTGCAATCATTTTTTATGGGATGGCGAGATGCTTAAATGGGTGGATCTTGAGGCGGGGAATTTAGAGATCGATTTTCTCTCAGCGAAATTAAAATGGCGGTATGAGCGCATTAATCGGGCGCAAGAACCGTTACTGCGTGCGCTCGATTGGCGTAGTGAAACCCCGCAAACGCTCTTTGATTTAACCGCCGGACTCGGGCGCGATTCTCTGATGCTCCTTCATGCGGGCTTTACCGTGACGATGTTTGAGCGTGATCCGGTATTGCAAGTGTTACTCAGTGAAGCGGTAAAACGTTTCCAAGCGGAAAAACCTGTTGATGCAAGTCGACTTACCTTTATCGCTGAAGATGCGGGCGCGTATTTAACGCGTTTAATCGCGGAAAATGTGAACGGTGATTTAAATAGCGAGGCATCCGTGCCAGACCTTATCTATATGGACCCGATGTATCCCGAGAGAGAGAAATCGGCACTCGTAAAAAAAGAGCTCCGCATCATTCGCAATCGAGTTGGCGCGGATCATGACAGTGAGATCTTACTGGAAAAAGCGTTGCAGACGGGGGCAAAACGCGTGGTAGTAAAACGGCCAAGTCATGCACCATTTGTGGGCGAAAAATCCCCGCATCACAGCGTAGAATCGCCCAATACGCGCTTTGATGTCTATATGAATCACGGCTAA
- the glmU gene encoding bifunctional UDP-N-acetylglucosamine diphosphorylase/glucosamine-1-phosphate N-acetyltransferase GlmU → MKPLSIVILAAGLGSRMKSELPKPLHKIGGKPMLEHVLQSARTLNPTKLVVVFGHRGEALKEAFSDADDITWAEQKTFEGTGDAMRYALPYCVPESNVLVLYGDTPLINPNTLTELVGKLESTDLAWLTATMENPFGYGRIIRDHNDHMISIIEEKDANATEKAICEINTGIFATTFTFLYNALPKLTNQNQQNEYYLTDIAGIAVDESINIETISEDPERIRGVNDRIQLAELEAYYQREKAKELMRNGITLDKPETLTIKGTVQNGFDCHIEANVVLEGHIVLGKNVHIGTGCVLTDVVIGDNTEIKPYTVMIGASVGKNASVGPFARIREKSQFMDETRIGNFVETKNTHLGHGSKASHLTYLGDAEIGEHVNVGAGVITCNYDGVNKFKTTINNGAFIGSNSSLVAPVSIGVDATVAAGTVVAKDVADHALALNKIEAKRISDWERPAKKKS, encoded by the coding sequence ATGAAACCGCTATCAATTGTTATCTTGGCCGCGGGTCTTGGGTCACGCATGAAATCTGAACTGCCTAAACCGCTTCATAAAATTGGTGGAAAACCGATGCTTGAGCATGTGCTTCAAAGCGCGCGAACGCTCAATCCTACCAAATTGGTGGTGGTGTTTGGTCATCGCGGAGAGGCGCTGAAAGAGGCCTTTAGTGACGCCGATGATATCACGTGGGCGGAGCAAAAAACCTTTGAAGGAACCGGGGATGCCATGCGTTACGCCCTGCCTTACTGCGTGCCGGAGAGCAATGTGCTAGTACTTTATGGCGATACGCCGCTCATCAATCCCAATACACTCACCGAGCTTGTGGGTAAGCTTGAATCGACAGACCTTGCGTGGCTCACCGCAACGATGGAAAATCCCTTTGGCTACGGGCGTATTATTCGCGATCATAACGATCATATGATCTCCATTATCGAAGAGAAAGATGCGAACGCAACGGAAAAGGCGATTTGCGAGATCAATACCGGAATCTTTGCTACCACCTTTACCTTTCTCTATAACGCGCTACCGAAACTCACCAATCAAAATCAGCAAAATGAGTATTACCTCACTGATATTGCCGGCATTGCGGTAGATGAATCGATTAATATTGAGACCATTTCTGAAGATCCTGAACGCATTCGCGGGGTGAACGATCGCATTCAGCTTGCCGAACTTGAAGCCTACTATCAACGTGAAAAAGCGAAAGAATTGATGCGGAATGGCATTACCCTCGATAAGCCGGAAACACTTACGATTAAAGGCACTGTGCAAAATGGGTTTGATTGCCACATTGAAGCGAATGTGGTGCTTGAAGGGCATATTGTCCTTGGAAAAAATGTCCATATCGGCACCGGATGCGTTTTAACCGATGTGGTGATTGGCGATAATACCGAGATTAAACCCTATACGGTGATGATCGGCGCGAGCGTTGGAAAAAATGCGAGCGTTGGGCCATTTGCGCGCATTCGTGAAAAGAGCCAATTTATGGATGAAACCCGCATTGGAAACTTTGTGGAAACAAAAAACACGCACCTTGGCCACGGCAGTAAAGCGAGCCATTTAACCTATCTTGGCGATGCAGAAATTGGCGAGCATGTGAATGTGGGCGCAGGCGTGATTACCTGTAATTACGACGGCGTGAATAAATTTAAAACCACCATCAATAATGGCGCTTTTATCGGTTCAAACTCATCGCTTGTGGCACCGGTTTCAATTGGCGTTGATGCGACGGTTGCAGCTGGAACGGTGGTTGCGAAAGATGTTGCCGATCATGCACTTGCCCTCAATAAGATCGAAGCGAAGCGCATTTCTGACTGGGAAAGACCCGCTAAGAAAAAGTCCTAA
- a CDS encoding DNA-3-methyladenine glycosylase I: protein MSSIPNLTQKPIKKPTQKPLDLLNDLHHKEGAATPIRCDWCTNDPRYIRYHDEEWGRPEHDEACLFELFILETQQAGLSWWTVLQKREAYWQAFRGFDPHFLAGADEAILNEWLSNPELIRHRKKLEAVIHNARCYLSEFPIQDSTGVKGEVGKSGFHDYFWGFVDGTPIDTPWKSIDAVPATTPLSDTISRDLKRRGFKFIGSITIYAYLQAIGVVNDHLESCIIREL, encoded by the coding sequence ATGTCGTCCATACCAAACTTGACCCAAAAGCCGATCAAAAAGCCGACCCAAAAACCGCTCGATCTGCTTAATGATTTGCACCATAAAGAGGGAGCCGCAACCCCGATCCGTTGTGATTGGTGTACGAACGATCCGCGCTATATTCGTTATCACGATGAGGAGTGGGGGCGACCTGAACACGATGAGGCATGTCTCTTTGAGCTCTTTATTTTAGAGACGCAACAAGCAGGACTCTCGTGGTGGACGGTGCTGCAAAAGCGGGAAGCGTATTGGCAGGCGTTTCGCGGGTTTGATCCGCATTTTTTAGCCGGTGCTGATGAAGCAATTTTAAATGAGTGGCTCAGTAATCCCGAGCTTATTCGTCACCGTAAAAAGCTTGAAGCGGTGATTCACAATGCGCGCTGTTATCTCAGTGAGTTTCCCATTCAAGACTCTACCGGGGTAAAAGGTGAGGTTGGAAAAAGTGGCTTTCATGATTATTTTTGGGGCTTTGTAGATGGAACGCCGATCGATACGCCGTGGAAATCGATCGATGCCGTGCCGGCAACTACACCGCTTTCAGACACCATTAGTCGCGATCTTAAACGGCGCGGATTTAAATTTATCGGGAGCATTACCATCTACGCCTATTTGCAAGCGATCGGGGTGGTGAACGATCATCTTGAGTCTTGTATAATACGGGAGTTGTGA
- a CDS encoding ABC transporter ATP-binding protein: protein MSHMSITNLSVGYLKKCIIDNLNIDRIPRGKVTVLLGPNGCGKSTLMRGLAGLGNAKGKLYLDEEDIMSMPLSQRAEKVVYLPQSIPSGIHLHVFESVIVAARATGNAEYATEERVMKTLERLGIEHLAFAYLDELSGGQKQLVGLAQSLIRKPDLLLLDEPLSALDLNYQYHVMDLVKKATQKRNIITIVVVHDINIALRHADHVIMMKAGKHVASGAPCEVITPCNLAEVYGIKGRVECCSSGYSQVIIDGVLPKHSCEMLKTGS, encoded by the coding sequence ATGAGTCATATGTCGATCACCAATCTTTCAGTGGGCTATCTTAAAAAATGCATTATCGATAATCTTAATATCGATCGGATTCCGCGCGGAAAAGTTACCGTGTTACTCGGGCCAAATGGATGCGGAAAATCGACGCTGATGCGCGGGCTTGCGGGCTTAGGGAATGCTAAGGGCAAACTCTATCTCGATGAAGAAGATATTATGAGCATGCCGTTAAGTCAGCGGGCAGAAAAAGTGGTTTATCTGCCGCAATCGATTCCATCGGGGATTCATCTTCATGTGTTTGAGTCAGTAATTGTGGCCGCTAGAGCGACGGGAAATGCTGAGTACGCAACGGAAGAGCGCGTGATGAAAACTCTTGAACGCCTTGGCATTGAGCATCTCGCATTTGCCTATTTAGATGAGCTTTCAGGCGGGCAAAAACAGCTCGTTGGCCTTGCGCAATCGCTCATTCGTAAGCCGGATCTTCTCTTATTAGATGAGCCGTTAAGTGCGCTTGACTTAAATTATCAATATCATGTGATGGATCTGGTGAAAAAAGCGACGCAAAAGCGCAATATCATCACCATTGTGGTGGTGCACGATATTAATATTGCCCTGCGTCACGCCGATCACGTCATCATGATGAAAGCCGGAAAACATGTGGCAAGTGGCGCGCCGTGCGAGGTGATTACACCCTGTAATTTGGCGGAAGTTTATGGTATAAAGGGAAGAGTTGAATGCTGCTCTTCGGGCTATTCCCAAGTGATTATTGATGGCGTCTTGCCGAAACACTCCTGTGAAATGCTCAAAACGGGCAGCTGA
- the yddG gene encoding aromatic amino acid DMT transporter YddG → MKATILGISAIIIWGAFTALIRSVTESFGVSLGAAMIYSVASLILMATQGIPKISRFPKRYLLWGALLFIGYEVFLSLSVGLAKDRYQSLEISLINYLWPTLIVLFSLWINQVRLSWIAIPGIGLAFFGVLWALMGDSGFDVKGFAANIAENPVPYTLVFIAAILWGIYCNISKRYGDGQNGVPLFFGGVALALWLKFLIGDEMLIFPDTPRPYIEMIVAGVIIGSSYSFWEYGIQHGNMIVLATLSYFTPLLSILFSSIWLEVTPTMNFWLGAIMVTLGSFLAYLSTRKYSARQ, encoded by the coding sequence ATGAAAGCAACCATTTTAGGCATCAGTGCCATCATTATTTGGGGCGCATTTACCGCGCTCATTCGCTCGGTGACCGAGAGTTTCGGCGTCTCTTTAGGCGCTGCAATGATCTATAGCGTCGCCTCGCTGATTTTGATGGCAACGCAAGGCATTCCTAAAATTAGCCGCTTTCCAAAGCGCTATCTCCTCTGGGGCGCGCTACTCTTTATCGGTTATGAGGTCTTTTTATCACTCTCCGTCGGCCTTGCGAAAGATCGCTATCAATCGCTCGAGATCTCGTTAATTAACTATCTCTGGCCGACGCTCATTGTGCTCTTTTCCCTCTGGATCAATCAGGTGCGCCTCTCCTGGATCGCCATTCCCGGCATTGGTCTTGCGTTTTTTGGCGTTCTTTGGGCGCTGATGGGCGATTCTGGCTTTGATGTAAAAGGCTTTGCCGCCAATATCGCTGAAAATCCAGTACCCTATACCCTTGTCTTTATTGCCGCGATCTTATGGGGGATTTATTGCAATATTTCCAAGCGCTATGGCGATGGTCAAAATGGCGTTCCACTCTTCTTTGGGGGCGTTGCCCTTGCGCTTTGGCTTAAATTTTTAATCGGCGATGAGATGCTTATTTTTCCGGATACCCCGCGTCCTTATATTGAGATGATCGTTGCCGGCGTTATTATCGGGAGCTCCTATTCGTTTTGGGAATATGGCATTCAACATGGCAATATGATTGTGCTTGCGACGCTCTCGTACTTTACCCCGCTTCTCTCCATTCTCTTTTCGAGCATTTGGCTTGAAGTTACCCCGACAATGAATTTTTGGCTCGGCGCGATTATGGTGACGTTGGGCTCATTTTTGGCCTATCTCTCCACACGCAAATATAGTGCTAGACAATAG